A genome region from Phoenix dactylifera cultivar Barhee BC4 chromosome 18, palm_55x_up_171113_PBpolish2nd_filt_p, whole genome shotgun sequence includes the following:
- the LOC120104426 gene encoding uncharacterized protein LOC120104426 yields MASYLSHLASPERDAVDAIVSEAIDLCTLEQVAALNTSHLSDSSLLPGDLESRFRKLKSFPGANPQHPQQQSRIPPRHLDQGKENIPRSLNRCESVPNPSIDSGEPEEKKPPEEAETSSSPPPKPEAEKDSKKPEPATGFASSPSISLASPRDSPSPPRGRCCFVLSPKRVQRRKGKSGDWGRSDDLLSDMGTFSMKEQRRKLKKALKEQEKASREAEKMVELVKHASARMNVAAIDELLSDDEEELK; encoded by the coding sequence ATGGCCTCATACCTCTCCCACCTCGCCTCCCCAGAGCGCGACGCCGTCGATGCCATCGTCTCCGAGGCCATCGATCTCTGCACTCTCGAGCAGGTCGCAGCCCTCAACACCTCCCACCTCTCCGACTCCTCTCTCCTCCCCGGCGACCTCGAATCCCGCTTCCGAAAGCTCAAATCTTTCCCGGGAGCCAATCCCCAGCATCCGCAGCAGCAGTCGAGAATCCCTCCTCGACACCTCGATCAAGGGAAGGAGAACATACCCCGAAGCTTGAACCGTTGCGAGAGCGTCCCCAACCCATCAATCGATTCCGGCGAGCCAGAGGAGAAGAAGCCGCCCGAAGAAGCCgagacctcttcttctcctcccccgaAACCAGAGGCCGAGAAGGATTCAAAAAAGCCGGAGCCAGCAACTGGGTTTGCCTCGTCGCCTTCGATATCACTCGCTTCTCCGAGAGACTCTCCGTCGCCGCCGCGGGGAAGGTGCTGCTTCGTGTTGTCGCCGAAGAGGGTGCAGCGGAGAAAGGGGAAGAGTGGGGATTGGGGCAGGAGCGACGACCTTCTCTCGGACATGGGCACGTTCTCGATGAAGGAGCAGCGGCGGAAGCTGAAGAAGGCGCTCAAGGAGCAGGAGAAGGCGAGCCGGGAGGCGGAGAAGATGGTGGAGTTGGTCAAGCACGCGTCGGCGAGGATGAATGTGGCCGCCATCGATGAGTTGCTGAGCGACGACGAAGAAGAGCTCAAGTGA
- the LOC120104427 gene encoding trihelix transcription factor GT-3b-like, which translates to MMGGGGGGGGGDGDAMGGRMAMMPPQMNRSWQQQQQIRMGKEERVAQVQWSEQETRELIGFRGDLERDLTVARWNKTLWEAVAARMRERGYRRTPDQCKCKWKNLVNRYKDTETADPENGRQCPFFEELHAVFMERARNMQRLLLESESSASPSKKKLKRLGADRSSGEFSEDDDEDDEDSDGEHPSKSRKKKADKGAQQQQQQQQRTKASSSIHELLQEFLQQQQRVEIQWREVMERRAQERRAFEQEWRQSMEKLEKERLMLEQARREREEQRRMREESRAEKRDALLTTLLNKLIQDDF; encoded by the exons ATgatgggaggaggaggaggaggaggaggaggggatggGGATGCCATGGGCGGGCGGATGGCGATGATGCCGCCGCAGATGAACAGATcttggcagcagcagcagcagataaggatggggaaggaggagagggtggCGCAGGTACAGTGGAGCGAGCAGGAGACGAGGGAGCTGATCGGTTTCAGGGGGGATCTGGAGCGGGATTTGACGGTCGCGCGGTGGAACAAGACCCTCTGGGAGGCGGTGGCCGCCCGGATGAGGGAGAGGGGCTACCGCCGCACCCCCGACCAGTGcaagtgcaagtggaagaacCTCGTCAATCGCTACAAG GATACAGAGACAGCTGATCCAGAAAATGGCAGGCAATGCCCATTCTTCGAAGAGCTTCATGCCGTATTCATGGAGCGGGCAAGAAACATGCAGCGCCTCCTCCTGGAGTCTGAATCCAGCGCCTCCCCCTCGAAGAAGAAACTGAAGAGGCTCGGCGCAGACCGATCCTCCGGTGAATTCTCtgaggatgatgatgaggatgatgaggACAGCGATGGCGAGCACCCCTCGAAGAGCAGAAAGAAGAAGGCTGATAAAGGggcacagcagcagcagcagcagcagcagcggaCAAAGGCATCGAGCAGCATCCATGAGCTGCTGCAGGAGTtcctgcagcagcagcagcgcgTCGAGATCCAGTGGAGGgaggtgatggagaggagggccCAGGAGCGCCGGGCCTTCGAGCAGGAGTGGCGGCAGTCGATGGAGAAGCTGGAGAAAGAGAGGCTGATGCTGGAGCAGGCACGGCGGGAGAGGGAGGAGCAGAGGAGGATGAGGGAAGAGAGCCGGGCCGAGAAGAGGGATGCACTCCTTACCACCCTGCTGAACAAGCTCATCCAGGATGACTTCTGA